The genomic interval GACAGCCCAGAgaaagaacatttccatcacttcAGAAAGTTATATTGGATAGACTTAGATTATAGTAGCAAAAATGACATCAAAACATCTGCTAACTGGGTGCTGGTgcctcacacttataatcctagcaactgagaaaatagttcaaagccagtctgagcaaatagttcacaagatcttaTTGCCAtgatatccaacacaaaaaagtgctggctgagtggtttaagtggtggagtgcctgcctttaagcatgaggctctgagtccaaaccccagtaccaagaaaaaaaatctgtcatatTCTGCAACAGTTACAAATCATTAGAATCCCCCCCCACTGTAAAGGGAACGTAACATTGAAAACCAAGTAAATTCAGATAACTGCAGCACCAAATTAAGTAAGTGTAATAAATTTATCTTTCTATGTTTGGTCAGTCCTGTGGCACtgacctacattaaaaaaatacagaggaAGTAAATaattctttgtctttaaaatgtaataaaacataTTATTAATTTTAGTACAGAGTCTATTATAACAAGGCCATCAGAAGAAAACACTCAACActtcaaatacagcaatatttttaTAGGCCCAGTTCATGCCTCACTTATCAACTGTGAAATCTTTAGAAAAGAATAGCAAAGCTTTTAATGGGCACAGAAGGCAAGAGCTATGATTTCAAAACTGTCTTGAAGGCAAGTGTCAGCGTCATAATCTTTGAACTGTCTTGAAATGGCTTTCATTTCTAACTTTTGTCTAGGCTTATTTCTACTCTGCTCAATAAAGACCCGCCAAAACTGagtatttaaaaagttaagacaCAATGGAGAAAGCACTACTATAGTTAAGTATAATGTCTAaacaaaaggcatttttgttttgtgaacTCAAAGAACTACAAATTATCAAAAATCTAAATTAGaacatttaatttaataatcTAATAGGCTAACATTTTTATGAAATCAGGTTAAAATTAATGCCAAGAAAACAACTTTGATATACAGAAATAGATCAAGCATTTAACAGCAACAAAATTATAAACAGCCAGTaagagcaaacaaataaaaaagtgggCTAATTCTTTAAAATCTATAGTCATATATATAAAAGGCTTCATGAAACACAGAAAATATCAGTTTCAACACTGAAGAGCATGGCTATCAAAAGCACACCATTGTTTTagttgatttcatttatttgcttatcaAATTTGGAAGGGAAATTCAAAgtaaaagaactttttaaatggaTCCCCCTTTCCACCCACACCCCAACAGTTGGCTGTTTTATTTAGTGTACATTCTGATTTGCTTCCAAGTGCCTCCTCTCCAGTCCATGTTGAGGTGCTTCAAGGATGTGTCGAGATGCATCAAGGAAGAATCTCTCGGAGCTGTTACGATGTACCATGTCAATCTGTAGTACAGAGTCATTATAATGTTAATACGGATATTATCCGTAATTGAAAAACTGAATGAGTGTTAGTTCATGCGTGTTAGCCAACtgtttgaatgtttgtttttttaagatttcCAAAAAGGCATCTGttcaaaaatattgttaaaataagtATTTGGATGAAATGAGTTCTTAAACTTAATACTGATTTTTAAGTGTACACTCAAAAATTTCTAGGTTAGTGCAAAATCCTGTATTATAATTGTTTCAAAAGGTCTCTTATTCCAAAATTCTGCTATGTGTGGCTGCATATTACCCctaagtgtattttatttttaatgtttgtgaATATCAATGAACTAGTACCTAAACACACCCTAGAATCCAATACTTTGTGTCTTTATCATGTATTTCTTTGCTTATCATACCACTTCTGCTTATTGAAACTTCCATCCTCCAAAAATTAATTTCAAGGCTGGATTTAGATGAATTCTCTTTCTCTGATGATTCTCTTTTCCAGATTTTCCTCATGGGAACTAATATTGTTCCCTTTAGTATTACAGTAACAAGTCATATGTCTATCACAACCTACACTGTATTAGTTATGCTTATGTTTATATCTTTCCTTACAATGCAAGGTGATACAGGCATATAACTTACTTATTCACCTTGTAATTACAACTAACCCAAACCAAGTGTTGATAAATGTTTGTTTAGTTGAATTGAAGTGTCTCCTTTTAggaaaaatcaaaatcacaaacaTTAATATGTATTGGTTAGAATTAATAACAAGTAACTGAATAGTTATTTTATGGAAGGCAAGGATCAGCTCTTGGATGAATTCCATCTACAAAATGAAAATTGATGTTTTATAGCTATCTTATGAAATGTTTAACTTTACTAATTATTAAAAACAGCTCTGGTGAATGGTAAAAAtctaatgttttatttatctatttttggtgctggggattgaacccagagcctcatgcatgctaagcatatgctctatCACTGACTACATCCCTATTCCTAATGTGATTTAGAACAATTTCTCTGACACAGTTCTACCAGATGGGACCAGTAAGTTGCAGTATGTAATTCCAAACACTGTTTCCTGGTCATGGTATTCTTTCCTTTAGATCttcaaaattttacttttcaagttaaaaaacaaaaggtctttttggctttttttcctcAGGATTATATTTATCTTATCAATAATTTTAGTAAACCCTTTTCTTATGTCCTAAAAATACTCCTTGGTTAATATTTAAACTTATATGATTTATAATGTTCTCATTAACAACAGATTTTACATTCAAAAGATTGTCCTTAAATATCCACGGATTTCCATGTGGTTAGGAGATGAATATTATAATAAGATACCACTAAACCcaattttattattatgattCAATAattgagaaagataaaaatataactatcactatttcttaaatattagtAATAACTAAGAATAGTTAGCTCACTATCATCCCATACAGATAATTGCCTAGTTATCACAATCTAATCTTTTCATTTCACAGTAGCAGTTAATATTCAGTTTAAGATAAAATGTACATGGGAAAGGTTATTCTACTTGTCTTTGTAGCAGTTGTCAGCAAATATGGGGATGTACCAAAGGGAAAAGACACAGGAATGACAATTAAGATGAGCAGCAATTAAAAACACTACTTTCTAACCACCTTACCTCTAAAAAAATGATGTCAAGTGATATGCAATATTGGGGAAGGGGACCAAAATTTTAATAGGTTAGTTGGAAAAATCTCTCCTCAACCCCATGGTTTTCCATTATAATTAGGATCATTTATAGTTTGGATAAATTAGCCTTGTTCAGACTATAGttgtaagaaaaacaaatctaCACTTAGTTGCTTTGagactttaaaaaaagttttcagcattttgtttttgcaatagaTATTGCTACACAAATTTAttgatagaaatatttaaaagcagaaagatAATCTTGAATTAAACTTacctttgttttcaaaataattttttatatatatatacaatacacattgaacaaatatatatgtgtatgtacatacatacacatatgtatgtattttaaagtttctggaGGATAAAGGGAGTTAGAAGAATAAATCAAACACAAAGcatcttaaaaaaacaacaaataaggaaaaagaaaaatattaaaaagatgaagtatttaatatcattttaaaatggcaATTATTAGatatctgtgatttttaaaaaatctgaacacAAGTTAACCATTCCTCTTCTCCATTTCAAGTCACATTTATAAGAATGGATTACCTTGGAGTGCTGTTCTTTTAACTTCATTATTATACCTGGGTCATCTTTTTTGTTAGCCATTAGCAATCTGAACATCTGTTCTCGATACTTGCTCATTATAAGTTCCAGGGCAGACTGATGTTCTTCTAGGGATGTACGCAATTCTATCAAGaataagtatattttattcaAACTTGAGTTAAGGGTACACAAATTATTCTCTACATTACTGTATTTACCAAAACACCTACTTACAAATAGtgtatcttaaaaagaaaatatgatgcaCTAAAGACTAGCCATATAGCAATAAATGTCAAGTGAAGGGACAATAAGGGACAAGTGAAGTCCCTCATTAGTTTTTTAAATGGCCATTTTAACCTTGTTTCTTAAGAAtcatttcaataaacatttactgaatagCAATTAAATATCAGATAATGCTCTTACTATATTAAGAATACCAAAGCTACAGAGTTTAGTATCTAGtggagaaaacaaaatacaaggtaAGTACAGAGTGAAGAGCtatcaaatacatttaaaagaagtCTGTGGGGAGAAACTGATGAAAGCTTCACAGAAGATGATCTTGAGTTCTGTGGGttgaaaaatgaaggaagggGCATTCTAAGCAGGGAGGCATGAAAGTGGATGACATACTGAGGAATGGGTTTGAGATGGCAAGAACAAATGGTTCATGGAGAAGAACTGTggagaaaaaagatagaaaagaaagcCAGGAATTGACTTTGAAGGTCTTTGTTTAAGGAAATAAGGCTACAATGAAAGTTCTTATGCAAGAGTAACACGCATCAATCTGATGCTTTGGTTGAAGATTGATGGAGGGGGAAAAGAGACCAGAATCAAGGAGACAGGTAAGACAATTTAAGCAACAAATTACGGGCAGCTAAACCGGGGCAAGTTCAGTTATTTCATAGGGAAAAAACAATTGTGCAAACTGTATGTTGAGGGTGAGAATTTCTGATGATGCCAAGCAAGGCACACATTCACATATAGAACAGGATAAACAGCAATAAATTTGACTTAGGCATATGGACTAGAAATGAAACTAACATCAAAAATAACTTCAGTTGGctcttttatcatttttgaaaaataaatcaatcccAAACCAATACAATTGCAGATTAAAGTTCTTTTTTGATTTGCTACACATAGTTACAATGTATCTTGCCTTTGTTCTCTTGCTGCAATTCTCtgatttgtctgttttcttgCTGGATTCCCATAACTAAAGTGGATCGTGGTCTATGTCTTGCAACTTCATTAAGTTCTTGAATTTCTTCCTGATACTAATGAGAAGATTAAGAAAGAACATGTgaggaggaaatatttacaaaCATATCTGatgtatgaaaaatataaataagcagatcctcaaaaagttaaacacagggTTATTATGTGACCCATCCATTCTACTCCTTggtatattcccaagagaaaaacatacatccatataaaaatttatacacaaatatgcacagcagcattattcataacaggTAAAAAGTGCAACAACTCAAAAATTCATAAGTGGATAAACAATATATGCTGCATACTTACAATGCAATATTATTgaacaataaatagtaataaaGTGCTGATATATGCTACAACAGAAATAAGtcttaaaaacattaagaaatcAATCACAAAAAGCCACTTattatattattccatttatatgaaatactgAGAACAGGGAAATCCATAGAGATGGAAGATTAGTAGTTGCCAGGGCTTAGGGAAATGGGAAGCTGGAATAAGACTGATAATGGGTATAGGGCTCaggggtaatgaaaatgttctggaattagagaGTGGTATGGTTGCACAACCATATTGAGCATGCATGTAGTCAATATATTAAAATCCAGTGGTgatttttatggtatgtgaattccacatcaataataacaataaaaaaaaatatgtgcaagaaatgtaaaaagattttgcactttttaaaatgaggtGAGAATCTAACTTTGCAGCTTACACTTATTTATTTCCAAGGTATTCTTATCAAATACTTAGCAGTGGATTCATTGATTCTTAACTTCAGATGTCAAACTCCTTTTAATCTATGTTCACTGGAGTACCTAAGTCAATCTGTACATTTATAGAATTAAGTAGACTGTTTACAGCAACACAGTTGTGAAACAGCACAAGTAAACTTGTTCCGTAATTTCCAGTAGCTTTGTCAAGGGTATTCCAAGAACGCTTCCTTTTACAAAATGGGTGAGTTTCAAGAGAGTTAGCTGTGAATACATTTTCCATTACTATCAGAGATTACATAATTTCTTAAACAGCTGAAAATTTTTATCAGAGGATGGTTTAAAATGGTAGCTGGACTCCATGGCCCACTGGAAGGTTCTGTTATatggtaaagaaagaaagaaagaagcaaaacccttttaatttcttttgtaattGGTGGCATTAAATGAAAAGCTAGAAAATATGAATGCATTAGTGCACAGGGTGTAAATCAGATATTGCCTTGCATCATTTTAACAAACCACTTGGTTGTTAAATAGCATCATTCAAATACTTTTACAAGAAAACCATAAACATTTCTACATTATAGAAGACATGGCAAAATGTGTGCCAATATTAGTAAAATGTTTTATCTGGTCTTTATGAAATGTATTTAGACCTAACAAGTTCACTAAACTCCAATGTGCATCTCTGTCAGAAAAGTGATCAAATCTACAGGatttagtacacacacacacacacacacacacacacacacacacagatatgtaTACACAAGTACCACCCTGAACATAACAAAATGATATTCTAAAGTAAAACAAACACATAAGCTACTTAAAAATTttagagaatatttaaaaaatcttaattaaCCAGTAGTTTAGTATTCAATACATAATCATCAATGACTATTTTTGCTAAATGGAatcaacaagaaagaaaaagcaaacctgCTTCATTGCTTCTACTTGCTTATTGAGAGCTGTAGTCTGCTCAATCAGAGATTCTGCTGCATCATCATGATCTCTTAATCTTTCAACAAGAGCTTTAGCATCAGCAAGTGCCTTCTCAATTGGGCAACTCATTTCTAAAGAAGTACCTATAATTGAAATTAAAATCAAGACTGAAAATAAAGTCCACATTATCACCTTATTTTAGCTTCACATTAACAAAAATAGGCTTCTTAAGcttcatttattataaaattgtttATTATCTAGGGAGGAAAAAAATACCTAAGAGCATCTTGTGGTTTTCTTGTTGGGATGACACAAGCTTGAAGGTGAATCTGACAGTAAGAACTCTCTGTAGCCTCTGCTTAGTACAGTGACATGAGACACTGTTTCCAAACACACTACTTAGCAGTCAAAGGTGCCTGGATATGTATGCTATGTCAAAGTCTCCATCTCCTTTTGGAGAAACTTTACTTCTTACATAAAAGCACATTATAATCCTAACTCTTGCACTTTCCATACTAGGGGGAGAGTATGTTGACACAGAACAATATTCGCCATTATGGGAAACTTTTGAAATGTTTAAGAGGAGCTAAAGGGGATTTCAAGATGGCTCACTAGAGGTAGTCAGCATTCACTGTCCTCAGCAAAGACCAACCAAAGTAACAGATATATAGCTGCATTTTGAGTTGAGTGACTATGGAAGAACACtagaaagcagcaagagaaagacTGGGCCCTTGGAAGATTGATAGACATGGGCCAACAGcacagtaagaaaaacaaaatagccCGATAACTACACAACATGGTAACAAGGTATATCCCCTCTGCAGGGGTAAGGGTAGAAGGGATGGTCTCAGCAAACCATGAGTGCAGATATTGGCAGCTGTAGCTACTGGAAAATTTCACAATCCTCACAGGTTTGAAACCCACTTAGATAAGTAACTAAAAGTCTACATACCAGCCtagctttggaaaaggaattcACATAATCTCCCAGCCAGCTCCGAGGGTGCTGTAGCCAGGAGCCATCCATTTGCTGTCTGATTATGGACTGCTCTAGAGGTCAGTAACCTCTACATACTCTCATCTCTGGAACCCCACAGACATTCTACTGTAGTAGCTAACAGGGTAGCTGCCTCGTGAATCAAACTTGGCTTATCAGCAATATAGCGAGTCTTGAATCAAACCTTCTGAGTGTCCTGCAGTATAGGGAATGGGTGTTGTGACATGGAAGAGAATGGAGGGCACTCTATTCAAGAACTGGAAgatagctgggtgccggtggctcatacaagtaatcctagctattcaggagacagaaatcaggaggatcacagttcaaagtcagcccaggcaaaacagttcgcaagaccctagctcaagaaagaaaagagctgtATCACAAAAAACCCTAGAccacaaaaaccccaaaataaaaaggactgggaatTGGGGAGCCTGTCATCTCAGACCAGGGACATCTCTCAGCAAAGAAGAGCCCACGGCTGGATGGAGTCACCGCCAATTTCtaccaacttaaaaaaaagaactaataccaacatctcaaactattccacaaaattcAAATAGAAGGAATGCTAACAAACTCATTTTATCAAGCCAGTATTACCTTGATACTAAAACCTGATTAAGGGCAtaactaaaaaaaattacagaccaattccTTGattaacatagatgcaaaaattctcaataaaatacttgcaaacggaattcaacaatacattaaaaagatcacacacaaTGACCAAGTTGATGTCATTACTGGGATAGTTCAGCATAtgcaatcaataaatataatacaacacataaagaGAATAAAGGACAACAATCACATGATCATCCCAATAGGTACAGAAAAAACCTCTGACATTctttcacgataaaagctctgaagacacTAGGTATAGAAGAAATGTTTctaaacataataaagactataatatgataaacctatagctaAAACTAAGGAAAAAGCGAAATCATTTCCTCTGAAGATAGGAATGAGACAGGTGTGttcattctctccactcttattcaatacaatactgtaattcctagccagataataaggcaagagaaagaaataaaagggataattTGTCTTGAGGTCCCTGGGTTTGTTCGgcatcgcaaaaaaaaaaaaaaaaaggcctaaaTAAatgggattcaaataaggaagaagtcaaattatccccacTTACAGGGATATGATAtggtcctatacttaaaagacactAACGACTCCATGAAAAAGTTCCTCAATCTGACAAATACTTTTGGCAATGTAGCAAAATACTATTACatacaaaagtcagtagcttttctatatgctaACAATAAAcagttgagaaagaaatcaggaataaTCTCCATTAATTTGTTCTTAGGAACAAACTTAATTAAGGAggagaaagacctctacaatgtaAACTCTccaatattgaagaaagaaattgaagaagacaccagaagatggaaagatgattggcagaattaatattgtgaaaatggctatactattgaAAACAAGgtacagattcaatgaaatttccatcaaaaccccaatgtcattcttcatagaaatagaaaaatcaaccctaaaattcatatggaaacataaaagacactGAATGGCAAaaataatactgagcaaaaagtacaatgttggaggtatcaaaTTACTGGCTCTCAAATTATACCAGGgagccaaagaaacaaaaacagtatagtattggcacaaaaacagacattaagaacaaaagaacaacagaagatccagaaataaacttaCACAGCTAcaatcatttgatttttgacaaaggtgtcaaaaacatgctggagaaaagacagcctcttcaataaatgatgttgggaaaactagCTATCtacatgtggaagactgaaagtatctctctctctctttctctccctctgtctctcaccctgtacaaaaatcgaTTCAAAGTGGTCAAATGGCTGGACTTGAACCTACAAgagaaaaacatagagaaaacacaggaataagcaattattttctgaataggactctgattgcccaggaaacaagagcaagaataaacaaatggaattgcataaaattaaaaaaacctctgcacagcaaaggaaacaattaccagaatcaagaatggaagaaaatctttgctagctgttTATTGGATAAAGAATTACTATCCAGAACATAtagagttcaaaaaattaaacactaaaagaataaataatccaattaacaaatgaacaaatgaattgaaACTACGGTTCTTAGGTACAAATTGctgatacatgaagaaatgttcaacatattCAGgtctaaaggaaatgcaaatcaaaattacactgagATTTCATTTTACCTCAGTcagaattgctatcatcaagaaaataaacagggagaaaggaaccctcataaactgtTGGTAGGaaggtaaactagtacaaccactatggaaataagtgTGGAGGTTCATGATAAAGCTACAAATAAAACTATGTtataatcctgctataccactgcTGTGCATATGACTGagggagtgtaaatcaatatatgaGAGATACCTGCAcgcccatgcttattgcagcactgtctACAACAGCAAAGCTGTGAACTCAACCTAGGTGACCAAAAaccaatgaatgaagaaaatgtggcatgtatatacaatggagtattattcagccata from Castor canadensis chromosome 8, mCasCan1.hap1v2, whole genome shotgun sequence carries:
- the Fgfr1op2 gene encoding FGFR1 oncogene partner 2 isoform X1; this encodes MSCPIEKALADAKALVERLRDHDDAAESLIEQTTALNKQVEAMKQYQEEIQELNEVARHRPRSTLVMGIQQENRQIRELQQENKELRTSLEEHQSALELIMSKYREQMFRLLMANKKDDPGIIMKLKEQHSKIDMVHRNSSERFFLDASRHILEAPQHGLERRHLEANQNELQAHVDQITEMVAVMRRAIEIDEQQGCKEQERIFQLEQENKDLREILQITRESFLNLKKDDASESTSLSALVTSSDLSLRKS
- the Fgfr1op2 gene encoding FGFR1 oncogene partner 2 isoform X2, giving the protein MSCPIEKALADAKALVERLRDHDDAAESLIEQTTALNKQVEAMKQYQEEIQELNEVARHRPRSTLVMGIQQENRQIRELQQENKELRTSLEEHQSALELIMSKYREQMFRLLMANKKDDPGIIMKLKEQHSKELQAHVDQITEMVAVMRRAIEIDEQQGCKEQERIFQLEQENKDLREILQITRESFLNLKKDDASESTSLSALVTSSDLSLRKS